TCCAGACTCCGGATTACGCGAGAACTCTCTTCCAGGGTGAGCCCCAATTCCAACGCTCCAAGCTCGATCAAGCCGTCACCGCACGACTTGATCGGCAGACCATCTTCGAGCGCGAAGATCCCCCTATGATGTGGGCCGTACTGGATGAGGTCGTCCTCCAGCGACCCATCGGCGGAGCCTCGGTCATGCGCAAGCAGCTCGAACATCTCGTGACCATGTCGGATCACCCATGTATCGCGATCCAGATAGTCCCATTCGAGGCAGCTTGCACCCCAGGATTGCTAGGAGCGTTCATACTGGCCAACGTCCAAGGCCAAGATGTCGCTTACCTGGAATCCGCCAACGAAGGCAAGGTCATCGCATCGCCAGAGGATGTCCGTAATCTGCGTACAAGGTACGACGCGATCAGGATCCACGCACTTCCACAAGCTGGATCGAAACAGTTGATTAAGGAGTGGGCACAAAAATGGATGAGCTGACCAAGGCCACCTGGATCAAGTCCTCGTACTCCGGCGGCAACGGCGGTGACTGCGTGGAGGTGGCATCCCTCACTGATGGACGCCGCGGCGTACGCGACAGCAAGAACCCCGCAGGACCTGCCTTCATGGTCGACGCGGTCGCTTGGACGGCGTTCTGCGCCGTGGTGAAGGACGGCAGCCTGATCTGAGGCCCAGGCACAAGGTCCCGGATGGCTCTTTCGAGCAGTCTCCGAGACACATCCGTTCCGAGTGACATACCGCACCTCTACGCGACGAGGAGGGCCACACCTCATGGACGACCTGACCAGCGCCACCTGGACCAAGTCCTCGTACTCCGGCGGCAATGGCGGCAACTGCGTGGAAATCGCTTCGCTGGCCGGCGGACGCCGAGGTGTGCGGGACAGTAAGGATCCGGCCGGACCGGTGCTTGTGGTCGGGACGGACGGATGGCACGCGTTCCGCAGGGGTGTGCGGGACGGTGGTCTGGCTTGACCGGGTGAGGTACTGAGACGGCGCGCCTCGGGGGTCGCCGGTTTCTCGTGGGCTCCGAGGCGCGTCGCCTGGCCGGGACGGTGGTTCGTTCCGGCGAGAGAAGAGGACGGTACGGGGTCTCTACTGCTTGGTGCAGGTGAGGACGATGGTCGTGCCGACTTTGACCCTGGTTCCCGGACGGTGGGACTGTTTGGTGACGGTCCAGTTCTCCGGGAGGACGACGAAGGTGTCGTAGCGGTCCTGTGAGCCGAGCTTGATGTCGTCCCATTCGTCCCAGCCGCGGTCGGCGAACCATTCCTTGGCCACGGCGGCGTTCTGGCCGGTGAAGTCCGGCAGTTTGACGTACCGGGGCTTCGGCTCGGCGGGGTCCGGTAGCTGTGTGTCGTCCGGCCGGGGCTGCTTGACCTCGGCTCGGGACTTGGTGGCCGTGGCGGCCACCAGCGGGGCCGTGGCGGACGGGGCGGAGCCGGCGGCGCCTAGGGCTATGCCGCCGAGGCAGCCGGCGCCGAGCGCGAGGACGGCGATCAAGATGACCGCGAGGCCGGAGACCCCCCGGCGGGGGGGGTCGGCGGCTGCGGCGGATAGGTCATGTCGGTCCTTGGGGGTCAGGCGGCCAGGGCCACCGTAGGGGGGAGGTAGGTCACGTCGCCGGTCGTGGCGTGCAGGCGGCGATTCAGGCGCTCGGGACGGCTGACCACGGTGACGTGCAGGCCGGCCTCGGTGAGCCAGATGGCGAGGCTGGTGAAATAGCCGTCTCCGGAGCCGATGACGGCTCGCTCGAAACGCAGGTCGATGCGGTCGGCCACGGCCGTGTCGACGAGAGCGCTGTCCGCGCCGTCGAGGCCGGAACGGATCAGCAGTCGCGCGCCGTGGAGCGCGACGCCGACGTTCACCATGGACCGGGGATTCACGGCGACGACGAACTGGTCCATGGGGCCGATGAGCACCAGGTCCTGGTACTCGGCCATGGTCCTGGTCACCTCGGCCGTGGTCGGCCTGGGAGACGCCGTCAGGTTCTCGATGTCCAGCAGATGGATGGACCGTCCTTCACGTACCTCACCGGAACCGGACCGCTCGGCGACATGACCGACCCTCGTCCGAACCCCGCACGCGTGTACGCGCACGCCGCGGCTCGCACCCTCACCGGCGGCCCGACCTCGGCTCCCGTCGTGCGCGCCGACGACGC
The window above is part of the Sphaerisporangium rubeum genome. Proteins encoded here:
- a CDS encoding PASTA domain-containing protein, which codes for MIAVLALGAGCLGGIALGAAGSAPSATAPLVAATATKSRAEVKQPRPDDTQLPDPAEPKPRYVKLPDFTGQNAAVAKEWFADRGWDEWDDIKLGSQDRYDTFVVLPENWTVTKQSHRPGTRVKVGTTIVLTCTKQ
- a CDS encoding DUF397 domain-containing protein, whose product is MDELTKATWIKSSYSGGNGGDCVEVASLTDGRRGVRDSKNPAGPAFMVDAVAWTAFCAVVKDGSLI
- a CDS encoding helix-turn-helix domain-containing protein — translated: MTDKHEHNPETSPVHRFGYELRRRRLSAHLTQEGLAEKIGYSGGLVSMVETGRRMPKADFAQRVDDQLQLNGVLLRMWDECRADGVQLWFIPWLEAELKATTLHSWQHSLVPGLLQTPDYARTLFQGEPQFQRSKLDQAVTARLDRQTIFEREDPPMMWAVLDEVVLQRPIGGASVMRKQLEHLVTMSDHPCIAIQIVPFEAACTPGLLGAFILANVQGQDVAYLESANEGKVIASPEDVRNLRTRYDAIRIHALPQAGSKQLIKEWAQKWMS
- a CDS encoding DUF397 domain-containing protein; its protein translation is MDDLTSATWTKSSYSGGNGGNCVEIASLAGGRRGVRDSKDPAGPVLVVGTDGWHAFRRGVRDGGLA